CTCGGGTCATCGCCATGCTCACGCGCTACTTCTCCGGTGTGGTCCCGCCGGCCGGTCCGTACGAGGAGGTCGACCTCCGCGTGCAGGAGGTCGTGTGCACCGCGGCGGCCGACGCCGACGCGGCGATCTCCCGGCTCGCCATCCACGATGCGATCGGCGCTGTCTGGCGGATCGTGGACGAGCTGAACGGGTACATCACCGAGCAGGAGCCGTGGACGCTGGCGAAGGACGACGCTCAGCGCGAGCGCCTGGGCACGGTGCTGTACACAGCGGCCGAGGGCCTGCGGTCGCTGGCCGTGCTGCTGTCGCCGGTCATCCCGGAGGCGACGGCCAAGCTCTGGGAGGCCCTGGGCGTCGAGGCCGAGCTCGGTGCGCTCACCGCTCAGCCGCTGCGGGCCGCGGGCGAGTGGGGCCAGCTCCCCGCCGGTACCGAGGTCAACGGACTGCAGGCGCTGTTCCCGCGAATCGATGCGGAGGCGGTCGCCGCGGTATGACGGACCCGTCGTTCGTCCGGCAGCGGCACGTCACCGACGGTCGCGACCTGGCATACCCTCCGCTGCCCGAACCGCTCGTCGTGCCGGTGTACGACAACCACACGCACCTCGAGATCGCCGACGGTGCGGAACCGCTCGACTACCGCGAGCAGCTCGACCGCGCCTCCAGCGTGGGGGTGCGCGGGGTCGTGCAGGTGGGCAACGACGTCGAGACGTCACGCTGGTCGGCGGAGATGGCGGCGATCGAGCCGCGGATGCTCGCGGCGGTCGCGCTCCACCCGAACGACGCTCCCGACTACGACGAGCGCGGCGAGCTGGATGACGCACTCGCTGTGATCGCCGAACTGGCCGGGCGCCCGCGCGTCCGCGCGGTGGGCGAGACCGGGCTCGACTTCTTCCGCACCGAGGAGGGGCCGCGCCGGGATGCGCAGTTCCGCTCGTTCGAGGCGCACATCGAGATCGCCAAGCAGAACGGCATCGCGCTGCAGATCCACGACCGGGATGCCCACGCGGCCGTCGTGGCGACGCTGAAGCGGGTCGGCGCTCCCGAGCGGACCGTCTTCCACTGCTTCTCCGGCGACGTCGAGCTCGCACGGATCTGCGCCGACAACGGCTGGTACATGTCGTTCGCGGGCAACGTGACGTTCAAGAACGCGCCGAAGCTGCGCGAAGCACTCGCCGCGGCTCCTCGCCATCTGGTCATGGTGGAGACGGACGCGCCGTTCCTCACGCCGATGCCGTTCCGCGGCCGGCCGAATGCGCCGTACCTGATCCCGCACACGCTTCGCGCGATGGCCGAGGTGATGGGAACCGACGCCTCGACGCTCGCCGCCCAGATCAACTCCAACACCGAGCTCGTGTACGGCCGCTGGGACAGCGAGCCCGTCGGGCCGCCGCCCACCCGACCCATCGGGATCATCGCGTGAGCGAGGTCCGCCTGCTCGGGCCTGCCGAGATCCGCGACCTGGCGGAGCTGCTCGACGTCACCCCGACG
This region of Leifsonia sp. fls2-241-R2A-40a genomic DNA includes:
- a CDS encoding TatD family hydrolase, with protein sequence MTDPSFVRQRHVTDGRDLAYPPLPEPLVVPVYDNHTHLEIADGAEPLDYREQLDRASSVGVRGVVQVGNDVETSRWSAEMAAIEPRMLAAVALHPNDAPDYDERGELDDALAVIAELAGRPRVRAVGETGLDFFRTEEGPRRDAQFRSFEAHIEIAKQNGIALQIHDRDAHAAVVATLKRVGAPERTVFHCFSGDVELARICADNGWYMSFAGNVTFKNAPKLREALAAAPRHLVMVETDAPFLTPMPFRGRPNAPYLIPHTLRAMAEVMGTDASTLAAQINSNTELVYGRWDSEPVGPPPTRPIGIIA